The Armatimonadota bacterium genome has a window encoding:
- a CDS encoding ABC transporter substrate-binding protein encodes MRRRPSLSVAGIVAVVGILALVGTASSSPAGPYGGILRVVDEPPGEPFGVPWEITAFGTIPAIPSLEPLIWMDRDGTPRPLLARRWELSPDRRQLTLLLRQGVRFHDGSAFDARAVRFALENQKKAGRFPDLVRVEVLEPDRVRLVYRRWDNRILVGLAGTFAMVVSPQAISRMGLERARWHPVGTGPFQFVRYERDSYVRYRKFPQYWDRGKPYLDELELRFIRDLQTLKAALLARQVDVAGIQDPRVIRELQAAGFRLVGAPNYIVMLVPDSANANSPLAKREVREAVSYAIDRQAIVQALGPGVLQVTNQIAFPEHSAYLRDLPPTPYNPNRAKELLAQAGYPNGFQTRLIAPPFVERDAVVAIQRYLSKIGIQADPEFPEIGRYREYQTKGWTGFLVQLYGFFANYNSMIGFYYIEAPEGYVSLRRPPQLQSLFQQSIATLQPEPTRTQAVHRLLLEDRTVIPLWMGPRVYVAAPHVHNTHHMRGVAWPFWKPAEAWVERR; translated from the coding sequence ATGCGGAGAAGGCCCAGCCTGTCTGTAGCGGGGATCGTTGCGGTCGTCGGGATTTTGGCCCTCGTCGGGACGGCCAGCTCCAGCCCGGCCGGACCCTACGGGGGGATCCTGCGGGTGGTAGACGAACCCCCGGGAGAACCGTTCGGGGTTCCCTGGGAGATCACGGCCTTCGGCACCATCCCCGCCATCCCTTCCTTGGAGCCTCTCATCTGGATGGACCGGGACGGAACCCCCAGGCCGCTCCTCGCCCGCCGGTGGGAGCTCTCCCCGGACCGTCGGCAGCTCACCCTGCTGCTCCGCCAGGGTGTGCGGTTTCACGACGGCTCCGCCTTCGACGCCCGGGCGGTGCGGTTCGCCCTGGAAAACCAGAAGAAGGCAGGCCGCTTTCCGGACCTCGTCCGGGTAGAGGTCCTGGAGCCGGATCGAGTGCGGCTTGTGTACCGGCGGTGGGACAACCGGATCCTGGTGGGTCTCGCGGGAACCTTCGCCATGGTGGTCTCCCCGCAGGCCATCTCGAGGATGGGGCTGGAGCGCGCACGGTGGCATCCCGTGGGGACCGGGCCGTTCCAGTTCGTCCGGTACGAACGGGACAGCTACGTCCGATACCGGAAGTTCCCTCAGTACTGGGACCGCGGTAAACCGTACCTGGACGAGCTGGAGCTGCGGTTCATCCGCGACCTCCAGACCCTCAAGGCAGCCCTCCTGGCCCGGCAGGTGGACGTGGCGGGCATCCAGGACCCCCGTGTCATCCGGGAGCTGCAGGCCGCGGGTTTCCGGCTGGTGGGTGCTCCCAACTACATCGTGATGCTGGTGCCGGACAGCGCCAACGCCAACTCCCCGCTCGCGAAGCGGGAGGTCCGGGAGGCCGTCTCGTACGCCATCGACCGGCAGGCCATCGTGCAGGCCCTGGGTCCGGGGGTCCTGCAGGTCACCAATCAGATCGCCTTCCCGGAACACAGTGCCTACCTGCGCGATCTCCCTCCGACCCCTTACAATCCGAACCGCGCAAAGGAGCTGCTCGCCCAGGCCGGGTATCCCAATGGTTTCCAGACACGGCTCATCGCTCCGCCCTTCGTGGAACGGGATGCGGTGGTGGCCATTCAGCGGTACCTCTCGAAGATCGGCATCCAGGCAGATCCGGAGTTCCCGGAGATCGGCCGGTACCGGGAGTACCAGACCAAGGGCTGGACGGGGTTTCTGGTGCAGCTCTATGGGTTCTTCGCGAACTACAACAGCATGATCGGTTTTTACTACATCGAGGCTCCGGAGGGATACGTAAGCCTGCGTCGGCCGCCGCAGCTGCAGTCCCTCTTCCAGCAGTCCATCGCCACCCTGCAGCCGGAGCCCACACGGACCCAGGCCGTCCACCGGTTGCTGCTCGAGGATCGCACGGTGATCCCGCTGTGGATGGGTCCCCGGGTGTACGTAGCTGCTCCGCACGTACACAACACCCACCACATGCGGGGGGTCGCCTGGCCCTTCTGGAAGCCTGCGGAGGCGTGGGTGGAGCGGCGCTGA
- a CDS encoding aldo/keto reductase — MKYRRLGTTGLKVSVVGLGGNNFGRVCDAEQTVRVVHKALECGINFFDTADSYGGGQSEEFLGQALRGHREGVVIATKVGWELGPRPNERGASRARILAGIERSLRRLQTDYVDLYQIHRWDPETPLEETLEALNDLVRQGKVRYIGCSNFAAWQLVWSLWLADRRGFARFATVQPEYSLLDRAVERELLPACASLGVGVIPYFPLAGGLLTGKYREDEPPPPGSRFARLEHMRNRFATPRNFTIVRRLEEWAREHGYGLAQLAIAWLLHRPAVCTVIAGATRPEQVVENARAAEVQLSPEDVEELAALAPLEGA, encoded by the coding sequence GTGAAGTATCGGCGGTTGGGCACCACGGGGCTGAAGGTTTCGGTAGTGGGTCTGGGCGGGAACAACTTCGGACGGGTGTGTGACGCGGAGCAGACCGTCCGGGTGGTCCATAAGGCCCTGGAGTGCGGGATCAACTTCTTCGACACCGCGGACAGCTACGGAGGCGGGCAGTCGGAGGAGTTCCTGGGGCAGGCTCTTCGGGGACATCGGGAGGGGGTGGTGATCGCCACCAAGGTGGGATGGGAGCTGGGCCCGAGACCCAACGAGCGGGGAGCCTCCCGTGCCCGGATCCTGGCGGGCATCGAGCGCAGCCTCCGGCGCCTGCAGACCGACTATGTAGACCTCTATCAGATTCACCGGTGGGACCCAGAGACGCCCCTGGAGGAGACCCTGGAGGCGCTGAACGACCTCGTGCGCCAGGGAAAGGTACGGTACATCGGGTGCTCCAACTTCGCCGCTTGGCAACTGGTCTGGTCCCTGTGGCTCGCGGACCGCCGGGGCTTTGCGCGATTCGCCACGGTGCAGCCGGAGTACAGCCTCCTGGACCGAGCTGTCGAACGGGAGCTGTTGCCCGCGTGTGCTTCCCTGGGAGTGGGCGTGATCCCGTACTTCCCCCTGGCCGGAGGGCTGCTCACGGGCAAGTACCGGGAAGATGAACCCCCACCTCCGGGGAGCCGGTTCGCGCGACTGGAGCACATGCGGAACCGGTTCGCCACTCCACGGAACTTCACCATCGTGCGACGGCTGGAGGAATGGGCCCGGGAACACGGATACGGACTGGCACAGCTCGCCATCGCGTGGCTGCTCCACCGGCCCGCGGTGTGCACGGTGATCGCAGGCGCCACGCGGCCAGAACAGGTGGTGGAGAACGCCCGGGCTGCGGAGGTGCAGCTGAGCCCGGAGGACGTGGAGGAATTGGCCGCTTTGGCTCCCCTGGAAGGCGCGTAG
- a CDS encoding amidohydrolase, which produces MRGVRFHNGRIYTLNRADTVAQALACWQGRIVAVGTDGEVRDRFPEFAEVDLGGLVVLPAFTDAHLHLVALGLSRRWVNLEGVGSLRDAVLRVAEAVRRATPGSWILGRGWEPSGWPEGRLPSRADLDAVSPENPVVLWSRDGHLLWCNSLALIRAGLGPGTPDPPGGTIDREGEDPTGVLREAATALVARAVPPPPEGEVESAILEAVRDLHRYGITGVHEMVGPAEDRSVLAVLQRLHQAGSLRLRVVVAIPAHRLEEARRLGLRSGLGDEWLRVGFVKIFADGTLRSRTAAMLEPYEGQPQNVGIAAYEPEELRDLVARAARAGWPCAVHAIGDRAVRWVLDAFEAAQEVSRRCGLRHRVEHAQLVHPLDLPRFGRLRLVASMQPSHCASDEALARQHWGARSRCAYAWRSLLRSGAVLAFGSDAPVEAPDVLRSLYVAVFRRHPEDRRELPGPEEALSVWEALRAYTLGPAYAAGEEYLKGSLEVGKVCDLVALDQDILQRPEALPQTRVRMTVLGGEVVFSE; this is translated from the coding sequence GTGCGGGGCGTTCGGTTCCATAACGGTCGGATCTACACCCTGAACCGCGCGGACACCGTGGCGCAGGCTCTGGCCTGCTGGCAGGGCCGAATCGTGGCCGTGGGGACGGATGGAGAGGTTCGGGATCGATTCCCGGAGTTCGCGGAGGTGGACCTGGGGGGGCTTGTGGTCCTCCCCGCCTTCACGGACGCGCACCTGCACCTAGTCGCCCTCGGTCTTTCCCGCCGCTGGGTGAACCTGGAAGGGGTGGGCTCCCTCCGGGACGCGGTTCTGCGGGTGGCGGAGGCGGTGCGTCGGGCCACTCCGGGCAGCTGGATCCTGGGACGCGGGTGGGAGCCGAGCGGGTGGCCCGAAGGACGGCTGCCCAGCCGGGCAGACCTCGACGCGGTTTCCCCAGAGAACCCGGTAGTGCTGTGGAGCCGGGATGGGCACCTCCTCTGGTGCAACTCCCTAGCCCTCATCCGGGCGGGCCTGGGGCCTGGGACGCCGGATCCACCCGGCGGAACCATCGACCGGGAAGGAGAAGACCCCACCGGGGTGCTCCGGGAGGCGGCCACGGCCCTCGTGGCCCGGGCGGTTCCGCCGCCTCCGGAGGGGGAGGTGGAATCCGCAATTCTGGAGGCGGTGCGCGACCTCCATCGGTACGGGATCACGGGGGTACACGAGATGGTAGGCCCGGCCGAAGATCGCTCCGTGCTTGCGGTTCTGCAGCGTCTACACCAGGCGGGGAGCCTGCGGCTCCGGGTGGTGGTCGCGATCCCCGCACACCGCCTGGAGGAAGCCCGGCGGCTCGGGCTGCGTTCGGGCCTGGGGGACGAGTGGCTGCGGGTGGGCTTTGTGAAGATCTTCGCGGACGGCACCCTGCGTTCGCGGACCGCGGCCATGCTGGAACCCTACGAGGGGCAGCCCCAGAACGTAGGGATTGCCGCGTACGAGCCGGAAGAGCTGCGAGATCTCGTGGCCCGGGCCGCGCGGGCGGGGTGGCCCTGCGCGGTGCACGCCATTGGCGACCGCGCGGTCCGCTGGGTCCTCGACGCCTTCGAGGCTGCGCAGGAGGTGAGCCGCCGTTGCGGGCTTCGCCATCGGGTGGAGCACGCCCAGCTGGTGCACCCGCTAGATCTGCCGCGGTTCGGGCGGCTCCGGCTGGTGGCCTCCATGCAGCCCTCCCACTGCGCGAGCGATGAGGCGCTCGCGCGGCAACACTGGGGTGCCCGCTCCCGGTGCGCCTATGCATGGCGGTCCCTGCTCCGGAGCGGGGCCGTGCTCGCCTTCGGGAGCGATGCGCCCGTGGAGGCCCCGGATGTGCTGCGGAGTCTGTACGTGGCGGTTTTCCGCCGCCACCCGGAGGATCGGAGGGAGCTTCCAGGCCCGGAGGAAGCCCTCTCCGTCTGGGAGGCCCTTCGGGCCTATACCCTGGGTCCTGCGTACGCCGCGGGGGAGGAGTACCTCAAGGGAAGTCTGGAGGTGGGAAAGGTGTGCGATCTCGTGGCGCTGGATCAGGACATCCTGCAAAGGCCTGAAGCGCTCCCGCAGACGCGGGTGCGGATGACGGTCCTCGGGGGAGAGGTGGTCTTCTCCGAGTAG